The stretch of DNA TAAATCCTCCGTTCATATCGTAGCAACATATCGATTGGAATGTTCAGAACATAACGTCGAAGGTAAGCGGCGGGCGGCTACGGGCCTTCCAGAAAAATCAACCACGTTTCACGCCCGTCCGCTTGAGCGATTTGTTAGATCACGCTCCTAGCGCCGCCCTGATTTTTGACAGCTTCTTTTGGTTGGTCTTGTGGTTCTCGTAGAGATGCCAAACAAGTTCGTGAAGCTCTTCGGCAATAGCGGTGCGCTCTGACTTGCTCGTGCTCGCGGCCATTGCATTGAGGCGGGCCGTGATCATGTACTTGATGCCTTGAGAACTCCGCTCTCCGACTGAATAAACCTCGAAGTAAACTTCCCAATAATCCAAGTGTGGGAAGTCTTCCAACACGATCTTTGTAATCTGCTTTCCCTCTTGAGCCAACAGCCGCATCTTCTCTGCATCTGACTTTGAGATTGCCATGTGTTCCTCCCTTTGTGATCTAACATTTACATATAGAGCAATTTTGCCTGATATCCTGATATTGGACAGACAAACAGGCAAATTTGCTTGCTTTCAATATTCAATATAGTATATTCTCTCTCATTGTAAAAAATACGATAATATAGGAAGAAAGCTATGTCAAGGAAGATTCTTGATGATATGCGCGATGTGATGCGGCGGTACACTAAATTTTTGTCGGAGGTGTCTCATTTTCATTGACAAGTTCCGCCGTCGTAAGTCAAGAGCAGAACCTCCTTCTCTAACTCTCTTGCCTTTTGCCACGCCTTTACATCCTCGAATTTCTTAATTTCATTTATCACTCCAGCCGTATGGCGTATGACTTACGACTTTATACTATCTTATCAGCTCTAAAAAATTCTTGATAATTCTCTTTCCATGTGGCGTAAGAACCGATTCTGGATGGAACTGAATTCCCTCTACCGGGTATTCCCGGCGCCTGATCCCCATGATTTCTCCTTCTGTGGTTTCGGCGCTGATTTCCAGACAGGGGGGAAGGGAATCCCTCTCCACGATCAGGGAGTGGTAGCGGCCGGCGGCGAAGGGATTGGGGAGACCCCTGAAGATTGTCCGTCCGTCATTGATGATCGGGGAGGTCTTTCCGTGCATGATCCTCTCAGCCCTGACCACGTTGGCGCCAAAGGCATGGCCGATGGCCTGATGTCCCAGGCATACCCCCAGAAAGGGAATGGTTTTATAAAAGCGCCTGATCACGTCAACGCTGATCCCTGCCTTCTCGGGGGTGCAGGGACCGGGTGAAATGAATATGCCTTCCGGCGCTAATTTCTCGATATCTTCCAGAGATATCTCATCGTTCCGGTAGACGATCACCTCCTCGCCCAACTGACCAATGTACTGGACAAGGGTATAGGTAAAGGAATCGTAATTATCAATCATCAGGATCATCTTTTGTTTCCCTCAAAGGACGATGTATTGACCTTTCTCAATATATTTTCTGCCCCACTTTATTCCGGTGTTATTTCGAACCCTGAAGCGGCCAGACAAACGGCCTGTATCATCCCCTCGGCCTTATTGACCGTCTCCTGGTACTCCGCATCGGGATCAGAGTCTGCCACGATGCCGGCGCCTGCCTGGATAAGTATCTTTCCATCCTTGATCACGATAGTTCGGATGGTGATACAGAAATCCATATTCCCCGTGAAGCTGAAATAGCCGACGGCTCCGCCGTAAGGTCCTCTCCGGGAGGGCTCCATTTCCTCTATGATCTCCATGGCCCTGATCTTCGGGGCGCCGGTCAGGGTGCCTGCCGGAAAGGTCGCTTTCAGGACATCGAAGGCATCTTTACCATCCGCTAATTGGGCCTGGATATTGGAAACGAGATGCATGACATGGGAATACCTCTCCACGACCATCAATTGATTGACCTGAACAGAGCCGATCCGGGCGATCCTTCCCAGGTCATTCCTCCCCAGGTCAACGAGCATGACATGTTCCGCCCGTTCCTTGGGATCCTGGAGGAGTTCATCGGAGAGCATCCTGTCCTCCTGTTCGTTCTTTCCCCTTCTCCTCGTCCCGGCGATGGGCCGCAATTCCACGACCCCTTCCTCAAGACGGACCATTACCTCCGGCGAGGAACCGATGAGGACAAGATCGTCAAGTTTCAGGAAAAACAGGTAGGGAGAGGGGTTGACATAACGAAGCGCACGGTAGAGGTCAACGGTATCCATGCCATTTTCCTTCTGAAACCGCTGGGAGAGGACGACCTGGATCACATCGCCGGCAACGATATACTCCTT from Syntrophales bacterium encodes:
- a CDS encoding aminodeoxychorismate/anthranilate synthase component II, whose translation is MILMIDNYDSFTYTLVQYIGQLGEEVIVYRNDEISLEDIEKLAPEGIFISPGPCTPEKAGISVDVIRRFYKTIPFLGVCLGHQAIGHAFGANVVRAERIMHGKTSPIINDGRTIFRGLPNPFAAGRYHSLIVERDSLPPCLEISAETTEGEIMGIRRREYPVEGIQFHPESVLTPHGKRIIKNFLELIR
- the trpE gene encoding anthranilate synthase component I, translating into MIVYYPTFETFKKLAEKGNLIPLYREIMADMETAVSALKKLSSRSHVFLLESVEGGEKWGRYTFLGSDARVIFSIRGDDVLIRENGEIRRYKHRGDPLAFLKELLGRYRPVLLPGLPRFYGGAVGFLGYEMVRYFERLPARAKDDLQTDDAVFLITDTLIIFDNVKHTIKVVACAFTGEGDDLRKVYEACTRKIEEMISLLDSPMEKRKSPPQKEKEISFLSNMALEDYKAMVRRAKEYIVAGDVIQVVLSQRFQKENGMDTVDLYRALRYVNPSPYLFFLKLDDLVLIGSSPEVMVRLEEGVVELRPIAGTRRRGKNEQEDRMLSDELLQDPKERAEHVMLVDLGRNDLGRIARIGSVQVNQLMVVERYSHVMHLVSNIQAQLADGKDAFDVLKATFPAGTLTGAPKIRAMEIIEEMEPSRRGPYGGAVGYFSFTGNMDFCITIRTIVIKDGKILIQAGAGIVADSDPDAEYQETVNKAEGMIQAVCLAASGFEITPE